In the Victivallis sp. Marseille-Q1083 genome, one interval contains:
- a CDS encoding nitronate monooxygenase family protein produces MGVNHLFDALSARGNEFLGTRYPIICGAMTWVSEPQLVAAVCNNGCFGCLAGGNAPTDVLQRQIAELTALTDKPFAVNLITIAPAYREHLAMIKDMPVEYIVFAGSFPKEKEVALAKATGARVMCFASTLSIAERMIRFGADAIILEGNEAGGHIGHVSSVVLMQQVLFKVGDQIPVFMAGGISTGRMIADVLMMGAAGVQLGTRFVMTEECRAHANFKAAFRRANARDAIATPQYDSKLPVVAVRALRNKGMDSFGALQLRLLRELEAGTIHRQDAQEEVEKYWMGALRRAVVDGDIDYGSLMAGQSVGMADAILPVRDLIDELVTDASAELERMKMRLNSL; encoded by the coding sequence ATGGGTGTCAATCATCTTTTCGACGCACTTTCCGCCCGCGGCAACGAGTTTCTCGGGACACGCTATCCGATCATTTGCGGTGCGATGACCTGGGTTTCCGAGCCGCAACTGGTGGCGGCGGTCTGCAATAACGGCTGTTTCGGCTGCCTGGCCGGCGGCAACGCGCCGACCGATGTGCTGCAGCGGCAGATTGCCGAATTGACGGCCTTGACCGACAAGCCTTTTGCGGTCAATTTGATCACGATCGCTCCCGCCTATCGGGAGCATCTGGCGATGATCAAGGATATGCCGGTCGAATATATCGTGTTCGCCGGCAGTTTCCCGAAGGAAAAAGAGGTGGCTCTGGCCAAGGCGACCGGCGCCAGGGTGATGTGTTTTGCGTCGACGCTGTCGATTGCCGAACGGATGATCCGGTTCGGCGCCGATGCGATCATTCTGGAAGGCAATGAGGCCGGCGGCCATATCGGTCATGTTTCTTCGGTGGTGCTGATGCAGCAGGTGCTGTTCAAAGTCGGCGACCAGATTCCGGTATTTATGGCCGGCGGCATTTCCACCGGGCGGATGATTGCCGATGTGCTGATGATGGGGGCCGCCGGTGTGCAGCTCGGCACCCGGTTCGTCATGACTGAAGAGTGCCGGGCGCATGCCAATTTCAAAGCGGCGTTCCGGCGGGCCAATGCCCGGGACGCGATCGCGACGCCGCAATACGATTCCAAGCTGCCGGTGGTGGCGGTGCGGGCGCTGCGCAACAAGGGAATGGACAGCTTCGGCGCTTTGCAATTGCGATTGTTGCGCGAGCTGGAAGCCGGTACCATCCACCGCCAGGACGCCCAGGAGGAAGTGGAGAAATATTGGATGGGCGCTTTGCGCCGCGCGGTGGTCGACGGCGACATCGATTACGGTTCGCTGATGGCCGGCCAGTCGGTCGGCATGGCCGACGCCATTTTACCGGTGCGGGATTTGATCGATGAACTGGTGACTGACGCTTCCGCCGAATTGGAACGGATGAAGATGCGCCTTAACAGTTTGTAA
- the mreC gene encoding rod shape-determining protein MreC yields MSARRRRPGLRSGHVILLAVAALIVLATTVRVLSLVSGRIAGDFFYPYLALPSRAVDGLSDRSLLLRDKFELAAAVETLSEQNRRLAIENAAQSQLAAENELLRRQLRLSPPANYKFIHGEVLQRDPLYWEEQFVVDRGEADGVLPGAAVLAVLPGAGEARPMLVGMVREVTGHTARVQTLLNSELQISCRYEASGAVGFLNVSSGEAEPDDDLVPVGYLPTQDYLIGNLMVSTGYEQHLPSGIPIGRLADIGRSNTPFNGRLYRTVKLRPLADYNLLKFVVLAVSTSPAKME; encoded by the coding sequence ATGAGTGCGAGGCGACGCCGACCCGGTTTGCGCAGCGGTCATGTGATTCTGCTGGCCGTCGCCGCGTTGATTGTCCTGGCGACGACAGTGCGGGTGCTGTCGCTGGTCTCCGGCCGGATAGCCGGAGATTTCTTCTATCCGTATTTGGCGCTGCCGAGCCGGGCGGTCGATGGCTTGAGCGACCGTTCCCTGCTGCTGCGCGATAAATTCGAACTGGCGGCGGCGGTAGAGACGCTGAGCGAGCAGAACCGGCGGCTGGCGATCGAGAATGCCGCCCAGTCGCAATTGGCGGCGGAGAACGAATTGCTGCGTCGGCAATTGCGGTTGTCGCCGCCGGCCAATTATAAGTTTATCCATGGCGAGGTGCTGCAGCGCGACCCGCTGTACTGGGAAGAACAGTTTGTCGTCGATCGCGGCGAGGCCGACGGCGTGCTGCCCGGCGCGGCGGTGCTGGCGGTGCTGCCCGGTGCCGGCGAAGCCCGGCCGATGCTGGTCGGTATGGTCCGGGAAGTGACCGGCCATACCGCCCGGGTGCAGACGCTGCTGAATTCGGAATTGCAGATATCCTGCCGTTACGAAGCGAGCGGTGCGGTGGGTTTTCTGAACGTCAGCTCCGGCGAAGCCGAGCCGGATGACGATCTGGTGCCGGTCGGCTATTTGCCGACGCAGGATTATCTGATCGGCAATCTGATGGTTTCCACCGGTTACGAGCAGCATTTGCCTTCCGGAATTCCGATCGGCCGGCTGGCCGATATCGGCCGCAGCAATACGCCGTTCAACGGCCGTCTGTACCGGACGGTGAAGCTGCGGCCGCTTGCCGATTACAATCTGTTGAAATTTGTCGTGCTGGCTGTTTCCACTTCGCCGGCGAAGATGGAATAA
- the der gene encoding ribosome biogenesis GTPase Der, translated as MTKTNKALPIVAIVGRPNVGKSSLFNAIIGQRLSIVHEMSGVTRDRVVAPADWGGRQFELVDTGGIGVAPGARRNVDFWDERITEQAAAAIDDADVLIFVVNVQESITALDEEVADRLRVLDKPVILLANKADNPQLAAEAVEMTALGFGVPYAVSCLHRRGIGDMLDAVLMRLPPGEPEAAAEAEDAADDGKLLRIAVVGRPNVGKSSLVNALLGEERVLVSEEAGTTRDAIDVGFQLRYKETTLPCVLVDTAGLRKKAKVKDAVEMFSVMRSEKAIERARLVLFLVECSPEGMTAQDRKIASMIQQSGKACIIVANKFDTCREAKQKKLLEELRYTLPGMSYAPVVFVSAKEKYNLNKLLDQIAQLVEQLSVRISTSLVNRVLLEAFQQASPPVVGVAPLKIYYASMIGNEPPKFLLFVNEPKYCAPNYLTYLKNCLRQAFDFTGLPLMIELRARPKKVASFHTPVGPSGNKGKAKKRKRSDR; from the coding sequence ATGACCAAAACCAATAAAGCCTTACCCATCGTCGCCATTGTCGGCCGTCCGAATGTCGGTAAATCTTCCCTGTTCAATGCGATCATCGGCCAGCGGCTGTCGATCGTCCACGAGATGAGCGGTGTGACGCGGGACCGGGTGGTGGCGCCGGCCGACTGGGGAGGGCGGCAGTTTGAACTGGTGGATACCGGCGGCATCGGAGTGGCGCCGGGGGCCCGGCGCAATGTCGATTTCTGGGATGAACGCATTACCGAGCAGGCGGCGGCGGCGATCGACGATGCCGATGTGTTGATTTTCGTCGTCAACGTTCAGGAGAGCATCACCGCGCTGGACGAGGAGGTTGCCGACCGTTTGCGGGTGCTCGACAAGCCGGTCATTCTGTTGGCCAACAAAGCTGACAATCCGCAGTTGGCGGCGGAAGCGGTCGAAATGACTGCGCTGGGCTTCGGCGTGCCGTATGCGGTTTCCTGCTTGCACCGGCGGGGCATCGGCGATATGCTCGATGCGGTGCTGATGCGATTGCCGCCCGGCGAGCCGGAAGCGGCGGCGGAAGCGGAGGATGCTGCCGACGATGGGAAATTGTTGCGGATCGCGGTGGTCGGACGACCGAACGTCGGCAAATCCTCGCTGGTCAATGCCCTGCTGGGCGAAGAGCGGGTGCTGGTCAGCGAGGAGGCCGGAACGACCCGGGACGCCATCGACGTCGGTTTTCAACTGCGTTACAAAGAGACGACTTTGCCGTGCGTGCTGGTCGATACCGCCGGCTTGCGCAAAAAAGCGAAGGTCAAGGATGCGGTGGAGATGTTCAGCGTGATGCGGTCGGAAAAAGCGATCGAACGGGCGCGCCTGGTGCTCTTCCTGGTGGAATGTTCGCCGGAGGGAATGACCGCCCAGGACCGTAAAATCGCCTCGATGATCCAGCAGTCCGGCAAGGCCTGTATTATCGTCGCCAATAAATTCGATACCTGCCGGGAGGCGAAGCAGAAAAAACTGCTGGAGGAGTTGCGGTATACGCTGCCGGGGATGAGTTATGCGCCGGTGGTGTTCGTCAGCGCTAAAGAGAAGTACAACTTGAATAAATTACTGGATCAAATTGCCCAGTTGGTCGAACAGTTGTCGGTGCGCATCAGCACTTCGCTGGTCAACCGGGTGCTGCTGGAGGCGTTTCAACAGGCTTCGCCGCCGGTGGTTGGCGTCGCGCCGCTGAAAATTTATTATGCGTCGATGATCGGCAACGAACCGCCGAAATTCCTGTTGTTCGTCAATGAGCCGAAATATTGTGCGCCGAATTATCTGACTTATCTGAAGAACTGTTTGCGGCAGGCTTTCGATTTTACCGGCTTGCCGTTGATGATCGAATTGCGGGCCCGGCCGAAAAAGGTGGCCAGTTTTCACACGCCGGTCGGTCCGAGCGGCAATAAAGGGAAGGCCAAAAAGCGCAAACGGTCCGACCGGTAA
- a CDS encoding ABC transporter permease, whose translation MLNFYKIAANTFKESIREPIFGVLLLFAVLLIGHFPSMALFVFSEQLKLVVDSSMATTLLFGLFVAVFSSSHTVSREMRNGTVLLLMSKPVSRWAFILAKIFGIVAASVLFVFICSTASVISIYVAVDQFRLDLTAYLLFFGTVLVSCIVGMLLNFFRGDSFPASMALVMAVLLPIFAAFCMVFKESPALSMPDYIMALILLFFAVSAMATITVVFATRLDMVANLCICSVIFFLGLISSFLFQRETGSAVLDFLCSVFYAILPNWQFFWVADALAVQQPIPMEYVIYSGIYVVIYIILCSIWAVAIFLNREIAKDAR comes from the coding sequence ATGCTCAATTTTTACAAGATAGCCGCCAATACGTTCAAAGAGTCGATCCGGGAGCCGATTTTCGGCGTACTGCTGTTGTTCGCCGTATTGCTGATCGGCCATTTCCCGTCGATGGCGCTCTTCGTGTTTTCCGAGCAATTGAAGCTGGTGGTCGACAGCTCGATGGCCACCACATTGCTGTTCGGCCTGTTCGTCGCCGTCTTCTCTTCCAGCCACACCGTTTCCCGGGAGATGCGCAACGGCACCGTGCTGCTGCTGATGTCCAAGCCGGTTTCCCGCTGGGCATTCATCCTGGCCAAAATTTTCGGCATCGTCGCCGCTTCGGTTCTGTTCGTTTTCATCTGCAGCACCGCATCGGTCATTTCAATCTACGTGGCCGTCGACCAATTCCGGCTTGATCTGACCGCTTATTTGCTATTTTTTGGCACGGTGCTGGTCAGTTGCATCGTCGGCATGCTGCTGAATTTCTTCCGCGGCGACTCTTTTCCGGCCTCAATGGCGCTGGTGATGGCGGTATTATTGCCGATTTTTGCCGCGTTCTGCATGGTTTTCAAAGAAAGTCCGGCGCTGTCGATGCCGGATTACATCATGGCGCTGATCCTGTTGTTCTTCGCGGTTTCGGCGATGGCGACCATCACGGTGGTGTTCGCCACCCGGCTGGATATGGTGGCCAATCTGTGCATCTGTTCGGTGATCTTTTTCCTCGGACTGATCTCCAGTTTCCTATTTCAGCGGGAAACCGGGTCGGCGGTGCTGGATTTCCTCTGCTCGGTCTTTTATGCAATCCTGCCGAACTGGCAATTCTTCTGGGTGGCCGACGCGTTGGCGGTGCAACAGCCGATTCCGATGGAATATGTCATCTACTCCGGCATTTATGTCGTCATCTATATCATTCTCTGTTCGATCTGGGCGGTGGCGATCTTCCTGAACCGGGAAATTGCCAAGGATGCCCGCTGA
- the mrdA gene encoding penicillin-binding protein 2, whose protein sequence is MREYFNRTQIRILVIGLLVLILFAVLIGRLYQEQIGHGQLHSEKISRQSIRRIRIPALRGRILTSDLEILADNIPAYDVCFYLEEMRQPRVNTRQAIMAAAERLAAVLGRPNTLTREQLERHINLRPGLPLTVCKDLNTAEIARVYDLLNEIRGIAVVPRVQRIYPFGPLAAVLIGYTRLEDPKRADDFDDFFYYIPDLVGQAGVEKVYDEFPDKFYRRHLKDERDRGLRGKAGFSLVQVDNMGFIHDVLVREIEPEDGNNVVLTLDSRAQEIAEKVMQGVNGALVLLDSDTGDVLAMVSTPGYDLSRFSPRLTPEYFQALKDDPNHPMMNRALSGAYAPGSILKPLVELAFLENGIGPSERVHCDGRTYIGKQSVRCASWRRGGHGDVDAVTALQFSCNDYFIELGLRVGYDRIKAMLISAGIGQPTGFELGGQAGLAPDRDFKKRVYKMEWNAFDTALLSIGQGIILVTPLQAAMYTAALNNGGRVMRPHLVKTVTDLNGKVLFEREPAVNSVLAARQSSIDTVREGMFQVINNSSGTGRTARNRAITLYGKTGTAQVGQVGNLKENSWFICFGSRDRRNYAMAVLVEDSINAGRKAAPVAAQFFEEYLGPEPEEP, encoded by the coding sequence ATGCGGGAGTATTTCAACCGGACGCAAATCCGAATTCTGGTCATCGGCCTGCTGGTGCTGATTTTGTTTGCGGTGTTGATCGGCCGGCTTTATCAGGAGCAGATCGGCCACGGGCAGTTGCACAGCGAGAAAATTTCCCGCCAATCGATCCGCCGCATTCGCATTCCGGCGCTGCGGGGCCGGATTCTGACTTCCGATCTGGAAATCCTCGCCGACAACATTCCGGCTTACGATGTCTGTTTTTATCTGGAAGAGATGCGCCAGCCGCGGGTCAATACCCGGCAGGCCATCATGGCGGCCGCGGAGCGGCTGGCCGCCGTGCTGGGCCGGCCGAATACCTTGACCCGGGAACAACTGGAGCGGCATATCAACTTGCGTCCCGGTTTGCCGTTGACGGTCTGCAAAGATCTGAATACGGCGGAAATCGCCCGGGTCTACGACCTGCTCAATGAAATCCGCGGCATTGCCGTGGTGCCGCGGGTGCAGCGCATCTATCCGTTCGGCCCGCTGGCGGCGGTTCTGATCGGTTATACCCGGCTGGAAGATCCCAAACGGGCCGACGATTTCGATGATTTCTTCTATTACATTCCGGACTTGGTCGGACAGGCCGGCGTCGAAAAAGTTTACGATGAATTTCCGGACAAATTTTATCGGCGCCATCTCAAGGACGAGCGGGACCGCGGATTGCGCGGCAAAGCCGGATTTTCCCTGGTGCAGGTGGACAACATGGGATTTATCCACGATGTGCTGGTGCGGGAAATCGAACCGGAAGATGGCAACAACGTCGTGCTGACGCTGGATTCACGGGCGCAGGAGATCGCCGAAAAAGTCATGCAGGGGGTCAACGGCGCGCTGGTGCTGCTGGATTCCGATACCGGCGATGTGTTGGCGATGGTGTCGACGCCCGGTTATGACCTCAGCCGGTTTTCGCCGCGGCTGACGCCGGAATACTTCCAGGCGTTGAAGGACGACCCGAACCATCCGATGATGAACCGGGCGCTCAGCGGCGCCTACGCGCCGGGGTCGATTCTGAAGCCGCTGGTGGAGCTGGCTTTTCTGGAAAATGGCATCGGCCCGTCCGAACGCGTTCATTGTGACGGCCGCACCTATATCGGCAAACAGTCGGTGCGCTGCGCCTCCTGGCGGCGCGGCGGCCACGGCGATGTCGATGCGGTGACTGCGCTGCAATTCAGTTGCAACGATTATTTTATCGAGCTCGGCTTGCGGGTCGGCTACGACCGCATCAAGGCGATGCTGATTTCGGCCGGCATCGGCCAGCCGACCGGTTTCGAGCTGGGCGGCCAGGCCGGCCTGGCGCCGGACCGCGATTTCAAAAAGCGCGTCTACAAAATGGAATGGAATGCATTCGATACGGCGCTGCTTTCGATCGGGCAGGGGATCATTCTGGTGACGCCGCTGCAGGCGGCGATGTATACGGCCGCGTTGAACAACGGCGGCCGGGTGATGCGGCCCCATCTGGTCAAGACGGTTACCGACCTGAACGGCAAGGTGTTGTTCGAGCGGGAACCGGCCGTCAACAGCGTGCTGGCGGCGCGGCAGAGCAGTATCGACACCGTGCGGGAGGGGATGTTCCAGGTGATCAACAATTCATCCGGCACCGGCCGGACCGCCCGCAACCGGGCGATCACGCTGTACGGCAAGACCGGGACCGCTCAGGTCGGCCAGGTCGGCAATCTGAAGGAAAACAGTTGGTTCATCTGTTTCGGCTCGCGGGACCGCCGCAATTATGCGATGGCGGTGCTGGTGGAGGACAGCATCAATGCCGGCCGCAAAGCGGCGCCGGTTGCCGCTCAATTTTTCGAGGAGTATCTCGGACCGGAGCCGGAAGAGCCATAA